Part of the Citrus sinensis cultivar Valencia sweet orange chromosome 2, DVS_A1.0, whole genome shotgun sequence genome, CTGAGAAACATCACGGCGGATCCTGCCAACTGCAACGTCATCTTTGTTTGATACCTCCAATGGTGTGGGAAAGTGATTGGACGCCCGATCATCAATGACAACTACCCCAGGTGCATTCTTCAGAATATCCCTTGCTGTGTCCTGGAAATACAACAAATTTATCATGTCAGAACCAATAACAAGAAGAACGAACTTCGCCACAATTATTTTAGTCAACAGGAAAAATACACTGCATTCATATGATTCATTCTTATGTTACTTATATTATGCTCAAAACAGAAGCCAGGGTGTCAAGAATATCTTTTTTTGTAGTTTACTAACAGATGCAATAGCAACAAGCATGAAAATACTAATCATACAAGAcatagaagaaaaaggaacagCAGAGGACAGAACATGGGGTAAATGTAAATCATCTAAAAGGAACACTACATATGACATAGAAGAAAAAGGACCACTTCtgcatatattttttcataaatgttTTCTCCTTGTTAGTCCAGGTAAAAAGAACCTATCCGTATttcatttaaagtttttttttaaaaaaaaggttaatagCTTTATAATACAAGCTGTTTTACCCAAAAATGAAAtccttttaagttttaagcaGCTTGGGGCCTTATGATGCATTTGGAGAAGTCCTGGCTTCTATTTGTCTCTTAAGCTTTTGTTCAGTAATGCTATTTGTCCTGTATCTTTTTGTTCAagtatataaaagaaatatcttagccaaaaaaatagaattactGCCAGTCCACCATATTACTAAATAATCAAACAGAACAATCATATGCATGCATGCTAGAGAAAATGAGGAAGTGCCCCTAACAGAAAGCGGTAacaaatatatcataattcaAAAACCCTAAAGTACCCTTGCATGCTTGGCAGCTGTTGTTATCTGCTTATTTaggcgagagagagagagaggagagaaaAGAAACTCTCAAGACTGCAGTCAAACTACTTGGAGTAAATTTCAGTGTCAAGAAAGACAAATTCTTATCCTACGACAAGgacattttcttccaatttgaCCAagaaggattaaaaaaattccactTTCGAAGGAGAATATATGCAGCCCAAAACTTAAGCAAAAGTGGTCACATTATGTCCCATGCCCATTAGAaatcaaaaaagaaagggTCACTACTGCTTCGTCGTTCAGTAAATTAATTGCCTAATGGGAAAAGGACATATAAAGTAACATAAACAAGAAATTCAATAGAAACTAGCAATaatacagaaaacaaaaaaaaaaagatgatcaAGAATCAAAACACAAACAAGAACCAATCCAGCGCAAATGACGAAGAAAAAGGGAGCCTTCAAAGCTTGTTAGAAGTGGAAGGCCAAATCCATCAGTTCCTATACAATCAACCTTAAAGTGGTATTTTTCTAATTCTTGATATTCCCTAtgagaggaaagaaaaaatttatttaaaaaaaaatgcttctaaaaaaaatttgattgaattaacTTGAAGCATTAATGTACTCAACAATTGTGATATTACCTCATCAAGGGGCTTCTCAAATTGAAGATTCACACTCTCAGCATGTGCACGCATGACAGGAACTCGTATGCATGTGGCAGTCACTCTAACATCCTTGTCATTCTACAAAAGTAGAATAGAAAAGAAACTTGAACAAGGTGTCTAGACAAAACAAACTTGCACCCCAGTCCACCAAAGAAAttctaataaaagtccttctaaTTACATGAACAAGGAGAAacaaaaaaactcattttaaAACTTACCCAGATTTTTCTTGTCTCTTTTACCATTTTCATCTCTTCTTCATTGTACCCATTTTCAAGAACAGGTGCATTGTGTGAGAACAAATTGAAAGCATACTGCAAAAGTTGAAAATTTCCAAAAGGTTACCTCAGAAAACATACAAGTTTTAGGGGTTGTTGGATGCAAGGGTAATAGTACCTGTTGTGAAAAGATTTTACAAGTTGGAGGTTTTCCTTCCAGcaccttaaaaaataaaaaaaaaaatgaaaagttaacTTATaacagataaaaataaaatataattgtcaACTACCTGCAAATTATATGCAATAAGTTAATGAGGAGGCGATAGATTATAGAAACCTCACGAGTTTGCAGCTCAAGTTCTTCCATTGCAGCAGCACCAGCACCACTAGCAGCCTGATATGTACTTACCACCATACGTGTAACCTGCAATAATCGCAATCCCATAGTATCAGTCATTCCAATTCAAAAAACTCAACTTgtagattttacaaaatgttTTAGCTTCTGCTTAACTCGCCCACTTATTTTACTCGATAGCTACTGATTTCATCAATTAAGTCAATTCATCTAACTATAAAGTTATCAAATTTCAATCCTTAAGGCCTTTATCAATGAAATCACTACATACCTTAGCACGGCGATGGAGAGGCGTGGCAGCCATCAAGCAAATGATAGTAGAACAATTAGGATTAGCAATCAAAGCACCTTTCCCCATTCCAACTTTAATCCCACTCATGGCTTCAGGATTCACTTCAGGAATCACAAGCGGCACATTCTCCACCATCCTAAAAGCCGAGCTATTATCCACAACAATGCTCCCTTTCTCGACAGCAATAGGCCCAAACTTCTTACTGATCGACCCACCAGCACTAAACAGCGCGATATCAACGCCATCAAAGCTATCCTCCGTTAGCTCTTCGACCGTGTACGCTTTGTCTTGGAAGCTGAGTTGCTTCCCAGCAGAACGCTTGGAGGCCAGCATTTTGATCGAACGGTAAGGGAAGTCGCGATCGGAGAGGACGGAGAGGAACTCTTGGCCGACGGCGCCAGTCACGCCGACGACCGCCACGGAGGGTGCCGATTCTTGGTAGGACATTCGGACTCTTGTGAACATGGGTTTGGTTCTGGGTTTGTTGGCGGGCAGTTTGGATATGAAGTGGGTCTGTGTTTGATGTGACGAGAAAGTCGCCATGTTTGCTGCGGCGGCGGATGGCGGCTAGTGAGGTTTTGAGTTTGATAGTTGGAAACAGATATCGGGTTTTTGGTTGCTTCAAAGATCGTCTGTGGGGTCTGAATCGGAGTTATTTGTAACGTAATCTTAATGTATGTATGCAAGTGAATTGTAGTTAAATTGTTGGCTACCGCAATATCCTCTCAGTTTGAGTTTTTTACTAGGGTTTTAGAGGTTAAGCAAGGTGATCGATACATGACAAGGGATGGGATAATAACATCTGAGTCCCACGTCTTTTATGTTTTCTCAAATAAGAGCATAGATTTTTCATGCGTGTCAAATAGATACCCAAAACAGCGAGACTATGCAACCACGACCAGATGGATGGCAACAAGCCAACAACCATCTATATATGTTTTAGGTGTTGAAGGTCACAAGAAGTACATATGGGCAACCTCTCAAATTACGAGTAGTTTCCTTCGTGTGAGTGTGTGACTGAATGTAATAATCAGCACTTTTCAATTCTGTGTGGCATTCTTCGTTTCAATTATATATGAATTCTCCATAAGACCAGCGTATAAGtacacttatttatttattttcattttttcctctTAATTTACTGGATGCAATGCCAGGAAACTAAGTAAAAAGTTGGAACTAGAGGTTTACTTTGTTTAAATTAGTAATATTTAGAGATAACATTCTTAGAAGATGGATCCCTCTTCATACATTTAGCGAGATGCATCTTCCAACTGTGGCAATGTAACATCTTGGACAGCAACGAGCTTAGCTCGACCACCGTACTCTTCTGGCAGTACTTCTTCACCAATGTCCTTTACAAAATTCTCCATTTCTTCTTCGTTAGTCACAATCACAATCTGCATTTATCATCGGGAAATAAGCCGAATTAAGGATTGCAGAATATAGTCCTGATCAGTAACTTCAATACTGACTCCATAGAGTATAGAAACATAGAATCTACACCTAttatattcaaaatacatGTTGGAAgtaaacttaattttataacaCGAAGGAGACAAGTTGCATTTTTCCCATGTGTACTCAACCATTTTTCTACTTGAGGCAATGTTTTTGGACCATTATGACTTTTAACAATAAGACGTACCTTTTCAAGTGTTGCCCTCTCAAGGCAACGAGAAACCATCCTCCAAACACTGACAAAGAATCCGGGCATATGTAAGATGTACAATTTTGCTAAGCGTTCAGGATAGTAAGCCTGCATGGACaacaacataaatatttatgatcaGTGCAGGTTAAAAAATCATGGCACATTGGCACATTGATAAGCTCTAGTCTATTACCTAGTGCTGAACTTCACTTTTAATGCAGCTTTCTTTCAAAATGATTCAATGCCTTAAATTGGATAGCTTTAAGTCCATATATCTCTAATCATACTAATATTATGACTTTTTTCCATCATGCAGAATTTAGACATGAAAGGCTAGcattgaaagaaattaataaataaaatgaaatagaaaCAAGGATGAGGAGATGTATCAACCAATGTTCACTGAGAGGAAATGGTTTGCTTTCTTCATTTCAAAGAAAGACGAAAATATATTTGTGCTCATTATCATAACCACTAACATAAAAGAATGATCATTCAGAAAGAGAAGACATCTACTCCAtatgaaaaggaaaattatgcAAGGGAGAACTATGTCCTTCATGGCAAAGGGAAGGAACTTTTGCTCAAATCCcttgaaaagaatgaaatgCGCGAGCTAGATCAGCAAGGAACAAATTTGGCCAAATACAATCTGCATTGGGTAGAAGGGGCAACAAGACTCTCGATGTTGGAAACCAACCAcgttttgaaagaaaaatttgtgaTAACAGATAGGATTGTGCCATGAACGAGTAGTCTGATAGACCAATGCAATATAACTCATAGGTGTATGAACTCTGCCTCTAATTCCTAATAAGATTTGACGAAGTTAAGATGTCATTTACTGAAGTAATAGCTCTCTATCATATATGCCAACAGATTTCTTGTCAAAAAGggactaaaaataattaaaaagaaagaatcacctgtaaaaattgaaatccAGTAATCATTCCACGTACATCAACGTTCTTGTATGAAATTTGTCGCAGATCAAGAATGGCAGTCAACTTTTCATTTCCAACTTCACTTCCTCTAAAGGAACTAAAACAGACACAAGAAAGCACCACATAAAATGATTCCTACACATctatatttcaaataaaattatacaaatttataaacGTGGCTCAAAAGAACTCCAACCACAggcataaaaaattttcttactTTCAAACGCATTTTCTCTcatattgatatatataacTAGGCCAAGtaaacataaaacaatggCCCTTAAGTGTAAACAACCATCTCCAACAGAGAACAGTTAGGCTGTTATTGGCATGCAACATAGCATAAGATTTCCTGACAAGATAggacaaaaataatatgatgGAATAAGATCACACTAATATCACATGGCAGTGGAATATCCCACCCACTGGATTTCTAATCACACCATAGCTGAATATATCTTAGCTCATATCAACTTCATATCCCATCTAATGATCACCCTAAACAAAGTGTAAGATCATTGACAATCCTATCCCACCCTTATCTAGCACACCAAAACATACCCGCACATGTTTCATTGTTGATCCAGGCATGCAGATGGTCTGAGATACACCATAAGTCAATTtgtagaaatatttttaaaaaatttactgaaATTGGCTAATACCTTGCAATTGTTTTGTCTAGCAGGTGGACCACAAATTCTGCACCAAGAGACAAgcaaaatgaatcaaatattCACCAAGCAGTTGTTCTTATAAATGGAGGCTggtcaatttattttcacgCACTTCAATCTTTTATGAAGCTGATTCTCAGCATGTtgataatacaaaataatgtAGACTGCCCCATAACTAATATATCTAGCCTAAGGTAGgtaacacttttttttttttaatctgaaaTCCAATTAAATATGGATTCAATTAAAACTAGAATATGATtccgttttttttttagttgaaatATCTTAAAAGTAACGTTTTGACATAATTGTCCTTATAAATATTACTaacaaagtaaaataatgtctaaaaaagtaaacaaaaaatataaacgggtttactataaaataagtatttttattttaagatgaTACAAGTTAGATAAATAACTTTCTTCATTCACAAATATGGCTAAGAATAAGTTTTAAGTAAGAAAACAagtacaataaataaatttcccAGTGACTAACATTAAGTCATTTTTAGATttcaataagaaaagaaactatCCCTTACTAGAACAATAAATTGGTTCATTAGGATGATAACAATTACAGTAAGAAATTTCTCACCATGAGTAACATAACATTAagtgaaaatacaaaatttaaaaacaaaaatatagaaataaaatagaaacatTTTTGAGAGTGAAATTTTTAGATTCAGTCAATACTGGTCACCCCTGGGCATCAATATGCTCCACCACGTGAGGTACGATAAACCATCATatgttattttgattttagttttGGTATATTAGGTGTCTGCATTTtgccaaaaaatattttaaaaggaCTTCAAAGTTTCACCATGAGAGTATACAAAAATCAGTTGATCATACTGCAGCAAATAGGAATTTTGGAGAAAAACTGATTAAAGCGGATTTAGGGATACCACAATTCTCTTGAACAATTATAGGatcaacaaaatgaagaacTAATGTGGgagcaaaaatattaaaacaaccTAGTAAGACCTCTATCTAATAAGTTTAAGTGAGGTAGAAAATCAGTTCCGGTTATTTCATCTTTGTTCGCAAAAGGCCAGCAGTACATCCAGATAAAAGCAACAATTATAAGATCAACCGAATGAATGATCAGGCCCACCATACCATAAATTATTGGCCAATCCTATTGTAAATCTGCCTACCATAGTTCAACACGATTAGTCCTTCCTAACAACCACAAGCCACAAGCTGTGAAATTTCCTTGTCAAACTACTTCTTTAATTAGATGTATTTCACATGCCTAACCCATtcacagagaaaaaaaattgcatcgAGAAAACTACCCATAGAAAAAGTTAGCGATGATTTCGATGATAGCGATGCAACGACCGCAACAGTGTTGCATTTTGATAGTAATATCTCGAAACTCCTAAATAACTAAACAACTTGAAATATTAATGCAGTCCCGGAGtccaagagaaaataaataaaatctagaATATAAAACAATTCATGATCCCATGAGTCATGGACTAGAAACCAAATGATAAAGTCCAAACAAACCGTTCATCGACTAGAAACCAAACGATAAAGTCCAAACGAACTGTCCAACTCAACATAAGCTTATTCTCTCAGGGCACAGTCATGAGATATTAAGATGGCCCATAAGGCTCTAATAATTTATAGGGTTCTTTCAACGATTAAACCAGTTTCTGATAATGAAGCATAACCACAAGttataaaacaaatgaatGGATGAACCgcaaggaaaaaagaaagcaaaatagAAATCCAACGGTCAATTACTCTTAAACTGGAGAGGATCCTTAGAAGGAAAATGCTTTCTAACTTGTATAACCAGCAGTGGTAATCCATCTTTGGTCAAGCCCTGCAAAAAAATCTTCCTTGGCTCCAATTCATCGGGAACCTCGGAGTCAGCAATGAAGCCATTTGGCACCATAGTAGCCCTCCACTTCTGCCACTGAACAAACATCCTTGCCGCCTTCTCTGAGTCCATTGACCTTGCAATCAAGAACCTCATCAATGTCGGATCCCCATATTTCTACAAAACGGAAACAAACTCGTTAAACTTGCTGACCGAACCGGGATTAACTCAACACATTGTGACTGTAGATCGGTAAATCACCCCAGTGGAAGAACCGAGCTTTTGAACTGAGTTTCTCATCTGGGTCAGTGCAATTTCTCGATGATTCTCCTTCTCCATActttagcctttttttttttctttttatgtgtTTCAGAGAATCAAAAAGATGGGCAAAACTCAAAGCAAGATGAAAGAGGAGACTCTATGGAATGGAATATGGATGGAGACACAGCTTCCAGAggtttattgaatttattggaTGTTGGTTAGTTAGTAGTTAGAagaaataaagagagagaagaaaatacCGTATGCGCgaaggagagagaaaaagagagagaaagagagagactGATATAAAATGGGAAAAGTGAAGTTGACACTAAAGAGAAGTTTTGAGGCAAAGAGACGTGAGAGACCGGCTGCTGCTGGACCAtcaaactattaaaatatggaaataaaaaattgcttACTTTTCAGCTTCCAGGGGACGTGAAAAATTTAGAAGCAGACAAATCTCACACGAATGAGCCgcaaaaaaagagaaaaagaaaaaagaaagaagcatGTGACTGGGAATCGTTGAAACATCGGGTGACCTAAgacattattttctagttGAAACGAAcaccaattttatcattaaacaacaataatttggTATTTAGTGTAGTAATAGTTCATAATTATGGATCAGCCTGCAGTACCACAGTGGCACCATGCCACttccttttgtcttttgtggcaaattatcatataacccctttcactcttttttatttaaactttactttgtaaatattaaactaatttCAACTGCATCCATGTGAACATTACCGAAATACCCATGCCGACCAACGGTGACCGGATTTCAACTGACGGCGACGGGAAACTCGAGTTAGACACTTTTGGCCGAGCTGAGTCCAacggtggtggtggtgacCTCTCACGTGTGGTGATGGCGCCGGATCGAGCTCCCAAAGCCGTGAATCCTTTAATGATCGATCAACGGCAAATCGGCTCCCCCCGGTGGCTGTGATTGGTCGGAAAATACAGAGGGAATCGTGGGGAGCAAAACTCAAGTGATAGCATCACCGGAAACCGGAGAAATCGCGGCGAATTGAAGCGGCGGTTCCGCGGCTTTTCACGGCTTCAATCGGGAGTTTTCCGAACGCTTTTCGGCGACAAGATTGGCATGGAGATGACCGGCATCGCACGATCTTCCGATCGGTACCAACCTTGGCCGGTGAAGTGGCCGGAAATGGAAATAGCATCCGGGTCGGGTTGTGGGTTCGGCATGGGTATTTCGGTTCACAGAGGGGGTATTGTGATATAAGTGcaatatataataagaatttgtaaataataaatagtataAGGTGCTAACTAAAATGTTTATGTGGATGTAATAGatattaacttaatatttatgaattaaagtttaaataaaaatgaataaaagggggttatatgaaaatttacaatattggAGCCATAAAAGACAAAGGatgtggcacggtaccactgTGGTACCGTAGCCTGATCCTCATATTATAAgtgctaaaaaaatatatcatttacaCCGTACCgcatatttaaagaaaatgataaaaaattttatattactcagaatttggatttttttttttttgaaaagactCAGAATTTggatttaagaataaaaaaaagtgataatacaaaaattacatgataatttttgttaaatattaccAATAAGCAACACGTGATTGTTAACAAAAATCATGTGTCAATAGTTTAGATACGGACAAAAATCGTTAACAAATCCAACGaagtgaaatgaaataaaagaacgAACGGTGGAGattgagatttgaaattatagaTCGCTCGTCAAGTATGCTTTCTTCGATCTATAAATACAAGTAAAAAGAATTGAGAAAATTTCTAACTATTTTTTCACTTGTTAAAAGGAACACTAAAtccaaatttaagaaaaatttaaaaacaaaagcgTTAAATGTGTCATCACAAATACATGCTCGAGTCAAATTTGTGTGATATATACTcgaagaacaaaaagaaatctcaatttattgaactcaaaattcttcttaataatattaaaagtatttttgaaccttcacatatttttaataataatgataggGTTACAAATAGATTAGTGTGTATAGACTGATTTGGCGTAAAGAACTGGTCGAAAAGtgataacaattatttttttagttatgtggactcataataattttatacaacTAATCTTCTtataatacatcaatttatatacattttttaaaagtagttATGCCTCTATCATTactctatttttaatataacatGAACTGCATTGTTTATttcatcaaatattaattgattaatttatcaatttatcgTACACAACACTGTGTAAAAAGAGTCAGTACTATGAGtttggtaattttaattaggttTCAACTATGTTAGAACTGTTTTAAGATAAAGCATTACTGATGACCGTACGATCATagagataaatattaaatatgcaCTTAATATTATAACCTTATGGTCATCATCAATGCCCTGCGGTGGAGCAACTCCATCATAGCTATTGGCTTTAATCAGTGTGAATAGTCATCGAATCTCACCTATGATCGAAGGCATATATCCAAAATTGTCGGTTAGTTCAGCTCCCAGGAATGGCAAGCTACCAAGAATTCGTCGCATTATAAGTATACAAGTCatcaattcaaaatcaaaatatactGCCAGTTTCTTCATCAACAAAgctccttttttcttttttcctttttttttaaacaactaAACTCATTTAATTGTCCAGTAATATCGAAAGATTATGCCATGTTCGAACTCAAATCATTTGAACGTTTGATCTGGAAGGGTAACAACATCATCATACAATAACGCTCATCCAATGATAAGTTACAAATAACTTCaccttgaaaagaaaaaaaaacaataatagaaGCACTAAGAGTGATAATGTGGGCTTGCATTGAAAACccgcaatttttttttaataactttgtctctttattttttggttcCGCACACATTctataaaatacaaatgtcTTAATGCGTTATGGCAATTCAACATCGAAATCGATTCAACTCGAAGTTCTCTCGTGCTTCTTGAGTTACCATGAAATATGAAGAATATCATATTTCATTCAAAAAGTGGGGGAACCCAACATTCATGCCAGATACTGATAAGTGCGTGTTGTGTGCAAATATATACGTAtacatagagagagagagagagagagagagagaggaattCTTGATTGCTTCTAGtgataaaaaatacataacaTAAGCATTTCCTTGAGATTAGACAAATAACTACACAATTACGTGGCAATAAGGCCTTAATGCTGAATCAATTCAAGCTGTTGAAGTCTGATGATATATACTTATTTTCCTACACACATACTGAAGGATATTACGTAATACCACCTAACTGAAAGCGCATATGCAGAAGCTTTACTAGAACTcggtaaaataaacattttaatCAAAGCTGCTGATGCTGTGATACTACGTAGAGCACCTGAGATTGGTGTAAACACTGGGAATTAGATCTATACTAAGAATAATACAGACTTCAAGATTTGATCTTCATAAAAATGGGATGATATTTGTGCTCACGGCTGAATACAAACCTGTCatgaataaaaagaatcagAAACTATGCTGCCAACAGTATACTCGGCCATCACAGCATAGATCTTCTCCAAATTCTATTTACAGAAAAATAACATCTATCCCCTAGTATAAATGAGTTAGAAAAGTGGCTAACATTGTCTCAAGTACAAGCCTAGATGAAGATTGAGGTGAACCCTGATatcactaaaattttaatgcttAATGTTTAGAAACAGGGTTCGGTAAGATAAAATGTGGGGTTGGAATAATAACATTCTTAACAGCTTCTGAATAGCACCAATCTACATAGTACTAGTTGTAACCACACTTAACCAGTGATATAATTGGTAGAACTCCTTGGTGGCTAAGTTTAAAATCATAAGTCCCATTTCTAAGAGTGCCACCCTTGTAGAACTATTACGACTATGAAGGCAAGGATCACCCCAAACCACCACCATCTTTGCTAGCAAAGCTTCCCACTACCATGATGATTAAGCATTACCACTGATGTTCATAGACAAACCACCAAGCTCTTTcctttaattaatgatgacaACAGGAAAGTGCAATCATGCACCTAAACTCACTCAAATTTCAAACTTCTCTCAAGGCGTTAATTTCCCACCCcatacattaaaaaatggaACAAATTTATCCTCCAGCACATGTTAAGCGACCACAGTAGATATACAAGGCAGCTAAGCAGTTTCGTCTGATTAGATAAAGGAATTACCATTAACCAAGAGCAGAAATAAACTTCTCTCATACacaaatatacaaaaaaaaataaaaaaataaaaaattagcagCAGCCATGAAGATTACTTACCTAATCAGTGAAGACGCTCATAAGATCATTTGGGGCATACTGTTGATACATCGGGATGCCCACTTTTGCATTTTCCACAAATTCCAAATTTGGCTCCTCCTTCACTTTGTTAGCATTGTTATCCAAATAGATGTTTCCATAGTTTAAGTTATTCATTGGTGATTCAAATTCATCTACAGCAAGCCGGCTTGGAATGCAATTCCCTTTACCCATGAACCCATGATTTCTTAGTGACCCTAGATCAAACACTTCACCTGATTTAGCACCATAGGAACCCTGGATATCACCAACATTAGACACGAGTCCAGGCACTTGTCTGGCAGCTCTAAATGCTATGTTCGAATTTTGAACTTGCTGACTACTGGTATTGTCTGCAGTTACTGAACAAGATGATGCTGAAGGAGAAAGGGAACCTGGGGCCAAGTAACCAGTAATAACAGCTGTAGTTTTGATGTCACCATCAGAGATTTGCCCCATATTCAATGACGAATTATTTGACTGACTTGAGAGAAGACTATAATCAACGACAGCACCCCTATTAAAGCTGCAGCTCTGATTCACAGAAGCTGGACTATTCCCTGCCTGAAAACTAGCTGATGATCGAGAAGGGACAACGAGGCAAGACGGCTGTACACTAATTGAACGGCTGGTCTCAGATAATGTAGACTGCTGCTGAGATTGTTGGTTCTGTTGTTTTTGCTGCTGCTGATGCAGTATATCCATCAGCATGTTACCATTTTGAGGGTTCAACCCTCCAAGATTGCTGGTGGAAGCCACTGCACCAAGGCTGTTAGATGCCCATACTCCAAAACCTGTAGATGCATCATCAACAGATATTATGGATTGAGGTAAATTTTCTGGAACATTGGATTTGCATTTTACTAATTGCTGACCAAAAGCTACACCATGATCAGcagggatacacttgggtccTTGCAAGGTGGCTTGTAGAAGAGCTGGCTGGTCCACTGCTGTAACTAGGTTACCTGTAGGACGACCTAGAAGTTCAGCATGCAGAGCTGCTAATGTTTGCGGAGGAATTTGACCAGAGGCAGCCAATGCTTGGATGTCGAATCTTCCAAGTGAACCAAGTTTCACATTTGTTTCAATAGGCGCACAGAAAGAATTTGTAATTCCACCTTGTTGACTCACTCCgtttaatctttttaaatatagCCGGAATTTCTGCAAATTGATTTCCTGGTAAGTCAAATCTCTTCATATTAACAAAACTCTCATATTCACTATCATGGTTCACAAGTTTCAACACATATAATGCACATGCAGTGCACATAGAATTGGTTAATGTTTTTGaaattgtgttttttaaattctcaaaatgaAATTGGTGTTTTCAATTTGCTGGTTTTAGATTTGAAAACATGTCTGATATCATATTTGGAAgacaatatttgaaaatgaaaaaaaatgaaaatatgctTAGGTAGAATTATATCTAAATCTATTACCCAATAAATTATATgttgttc contains:
- the LOC102606615 gene encoding two-component response regulator ORR21 isoform X1, coding for MAALQRIVQSSGGSGYGSSRAADVAVPDQFPAGLRVLVVDDDITCLRILEQMLRRCLYNVTTCSQAAVALNILRERKGCFDVVLSDVHMPDMDGFKLLEHIGLEMDLPVIMMSADGRVSAVMRGIRHGACDYLIKPIREEELKNIWQHVVRKRWNENKEHENSGSLEETDHHKRGSDEIEYASSVNEGTEGTFKAQRKRISAKEEDDGELESDDPSTTKKPRVVWSVELHQQFVSAVNQLGIDKAVPKRILELMNVPGLTRENVASHLQEINLQKFRLYLKRLNGVSQQGGITNSFCAPIETNVKLGSLGRFDIQALAASGQIPPQTLAALHAELLGRPTGNLVTAVDQPALLQATLQGPKCIPADHGVAFGQQLVKCKSNVPENLPQSIISVDDASTGFGVWASNSLGAVASTSNLGGLNPQNGNMLMDILHQQQQKQQNQQSQQQSTLSETSRSISVQPSCLVVPSRSSASFQAGNSPASVNQSCSFNRGAVVDYSLLSSQSNNSSLNMGQISDGDIKTTAVITGYLAPGSLSPSASSCSVTADNTSSQQVQNSNIAFRAARQVPGLVSNVGDIQGSYGAKSGEVFDLGSLRNHGFMGKGNCIPSRLAVDEFESPMNNLNYGNIYLDNNANKVKEEPNLEFVENAKVGIPMYQQYAPNDLMSVFTD